A region from the Paenarthrobacter aurescens genome encodes:
- a CDS encoding alpha-E domain-containing protein, with product MLSRIAESLFWIGRYVERADGTSRILDVHLERLNHLPLEEQRSVARELLAVMGAKPQGEEFGLPELLHALAYDKHSASSIAGSLGAARENARRARETVSQSLWESLNTTYYGLNQHRKDVVGTYRFCNWVLERTAMVRGLADTTVSHDESWLFMVLGRSLERADMTARMLSTRDVQSAGMSWVNMLRCAGAYESFIRTRRAAFGDQHAAEFLLLDRLFPRSIVYALRDADECLAKLDPSAQRVGFINDARRIVGQARTFLEFHRTDDLMSELPEHMERVQKAVTQASDAISRKYFNQADEHAWVGEVS from the coding sequence ATGCTGAGCCGCATTGCTGAGTCACTCTTCTGGATCGGACGCTATGTTGAGCGTGCCGACGGTACTTCCAGGATTTTGGATGTACACCTTGAGCGCCTGAACCACCTGCCCCTTGAGGAACAGCGCAGCGTCGCCCGTGAGCTTCTTGCGGTAATGGGTGCCAAACCGCAGGGTGAGGAGTTCGGACTTCCGGAGCTCCTTCATGCCCTGGCCTATGACAAACACAGCGCATCCTCCATTGCAGGTTCGCTGGGCGCAGCCCGTGAAAATGCGCGGCGGGCCCGGGAAACTGTTTCGCAGTCTCTCTGGGAGAGCCTGAACACCACTTATTACGGCCTCAATCAGCATCGTAAGGACGTTGTAGGGACCTACCGGTTCTGCAACTGGGTATTGGAGCGCACCGCCATGGTCCGCGGGCTCGCCGATACCACCGTCAGCCACGATGAGAGCTGGCTGTTTATGGTGCTGGGCCGTTCCCTGGAGCGCGCTGATATGACAGCCCGCATGCTGTCCACCCGCGATGTTCAGTCCGCCGGAATGTCCTGGGTCAACATGCTTCGGTGCGCAGGAGCGTACGAGTCATTCATCCGCACCCGCAGGGCGGCGTTCGGGGACCAGCACGCCGCGGAGTTCCTGCTCCTGGACCGGTTGTTCCCACGTTCGATTGTCTATGCTTTGCGCGATGCCGATGAGTGCCTCGCCAAGCTGGATCCTTCAGCACAGCGCGTGGGGTTCATCAACGACGCCCGTCGCATTGTTGGCCAGGCCCGTACGTTCCTTGAGTTCCACCGCACGGACGATCTCATGTCCGAACTGCCCGAACACATGGAACGTGTCCAGAAGGCAGTGACGCAAGCCTCGGACGCCATTTCCCGTAAGTACTTCAATCAGGCTGATGAGCACGCCTGGGTGGGAGAAGTTTCATGA
- a CDS encoding lipoyl protein ligase domain-containing protein: MTSHPAQTPDAHNDPTRLHGEYKVPGGKLVVVDLEIVDGKFSDVSLSGDFFLEPDDALEDINRALTGLPENSTAADIAAAVTAGVPGEAVLFGFSAEAVAVAVRRALSKATGWADHQWEVIPPTVLPTQVNVALDEVLTAEVAAGQRNPTLRFWDWEEPSVVIGSFQSVRNEVDPDGVTRHGITVVRRISGGGAMFMEAGNCITYSLYVPQTLVDGISFADSYVFLDAWVMAALEKLGITAFYVPLNDIATDQGKIGGAAQKRLANGGMLHHVTMSYDIDADKMVEVLRIGKEKLSDKGTRSAKKRVDPLRRQTGLARLAIIDAMKDVFMERYGAVESRLTDDELAEARKRVEEKFGTEEWLNRVP, from the coding sequence ATGACTTCCCACCCGGCCCAAACCCCCGATGCTCACAACGACCCCACCCGCCTTCACGGCGAATATAAAGTCCCGGGCGGCAAACTCGTGGTGGTGGACTTGGAGATAGTGGACGGAAAATTCTCCGACGTTTCGCTCAGCGGCGATTTCTTCCTGGAGCCAGATGATGCCCTTGAGGACATCAACCGGGCGCTGACAGGCCTGCCGGAAAACTCAACTGCGGCAGACATTGCCGCGGCCGTCACCGCCGGAGTGCCGGGAGAGGCCGTACTGTTCGGTTTCTCGGCCGAGGCGGTGGCTGTAGCGGTCCGCCGAGCACTGTCCAAGGCCACGGGGTGGGCCGACCACCAATGGGAGGTCATTCCTCCCACCGTGTTGCCCACCCAGGTCAATGTTGCCCTGGATGAGGTACTCACTGCTGAAGTGGCGGCAGGCCAGCGCAATCCCACTCTGCGGTTCTGGGACTGGGAAGAACCCTCCGTGGTGATCGGAAGTTTTCAGTCGGTACGCAACGAGGTGGATCCGGACGGCGTGACACGTCACGGTATAACCGTGGTGCGTCGCATCAGTGGTGGCGGCGCCATGTTCATGGAAGCCGGCAACTGCATCACCTATTCGCTGTACGTGCCGCAGACGCTGGTGGACGGCATCAGCTTCGCCGACTCCTACGTCTTCCTGGATGCCTGGGTGATGGCCGCCCTGGAAAAGCTGGGTATTACCGCCTTCTATGTTCCCTTGAACGACATCGCCACCGATCAAGGCAAGATCGGTGGCGCGGCACAGAAGCGGCTCGCCAACGGCGGCATGCTCCATCACGTCACCATGAGCTATGACATCGACGCCGACAAGATGGTGGAGGTCCTGCGGATCGGCAAGGAAAAGCTATCCGACAAGGGAACACGGAGCGCCAAGAAACGGGTGGACCCATTGCGCCGACAAACGGGTCTTGCGCGCCTGGCAATCATCGATGCCATGAAGGACGTTTTCATGGAACGCTATGGGGCGGTTGAATCCCGGCTTACCGATGATGAACTCGCCGAGGCCAGGAAGCGTGTGGAGGAGAAGTTCGGCACCGAGGAGTGGTTGAACCGGGTTCCCTAA
- the pepN gene encoding aminopeptidase N, with protein MSNHNLSRDEAATRSALITTHSYDVTLDVRDAADPAVAGYPSTSTITFSATPGSATFLDFISGGMQSVVLNGRELDLASVVDRDRIILEGLAAENTVTVTGTALYSRSGEGMHRFVDPADGQCYLYTQYEPADSRRVFANFEQPDLKAEFTFHVIAPAGWEVASNAVEEARTPVADHPAAALWDFAPTKPMSTYITTVLAGPYFKATDHWGATLDDGTRLEVPLALYCRASLADSFDAVELFRLTKNGLKFFNELFDYPYPWGKYDQAFVPEYNLGAMENPGLVTFTEKYVYASRATDAQYQGRANTLMHEMAHMWFGDLVTMNWWDDLWLKESFADYMGTLGVDRATSWDTAWVNFASKRKAWAYVQDQLPTTHPIVADIPDLEAAKQNFDGITYAKGASVLKQLVAYVGFDAFIAGSRQYFRDHEFGNTSLQDLLQALSAASGRDLADWARQWLQTSGISTVAAEIADDQGVMGAVTLQQEAMDPLTGHQELRPHRMRLGLYEPDSTGALVRMDSLDVEVAGPSTLVTALQGKRRPALLLVNDEDLSYVKVRLDSESEHTVRTSLNRITDPMARALCWTALWDSARDGVTPAARYVSAVEQFAPSETGIGVLLNVLGNAAVAIERYVPAATREGVRKDFLAVAAEQLTAAAPGSDQQLAWARTVAEVSRHGESQLELVKGILARSIVVEGLAVDAELRWSLWQALAAHGQATQAELDRELQADTTASGREGHCLASAALPEAWVKAAAWDSAVTSTGLSNEILSATIAGFAIAPAELLAEYIEPYFECLDRVWSERSIEIAGRIVRGLFPGAQDLPAGVQPAEHPVLLRADRWLHDHADAPRALRRIVIEQRSHLLRALTAQAAG; from the coding sequence GTGTCGAATCACAATCTCTCGCGCGACGAAGCCGCAACCCGTTCAGCCCTGATTACAACCCACAGCTATGACGTCACCCTCGATGTCCGCGACGCGGCAGATCCCGCAGTCGCCGGTTACCCGAGTACCAGTACCATCACCTTCTCAGCCACGCCGGGCTCGGCCACCTTCCTGGACTTCATCAGCGGTGGCATGCAATCGGTAGTGCTGAACGGCCGGGAGCTGGACCTCGCGTCAGTGGTTGACCGGGACAGGATCATCCTGGAAGGCCTCGCGGCCGAGAACACCGTGACGGTAACCGGGACGGCCCTGTACAGCCGCTCCGGTGAGGGCATGCACCGCTTTGTGGACCCCGCGGATGGCCAGTGCTACCTCTATACCCAGTACGAACCCGCGGACAGTCGCCGTGTCTTCGCCAACTTTGAGCAGCCGGACCTCAAAGCTGAATTCACCTTCCACGTGATAGCCCCTGCCGGGTGGGAGGTCGCGTCCAACGCAGTGGAGGAGGCGCGCACGCCGGTAGCGGACCACCCGGCCGCCGCCTTGTGGGACTTCGCCCCTACCAAGCCCATGTCCACCTACATCACCACAGTGCTTGCCGGCCCCTACTTCAAGGCCACCGATCACTGGGGAGCAACGCTCGACGACGGCACCAGGCTTGAGGTGCCACTGGCACTTTACTGCCGCGCATCTTTGGCAGACTCCTTCGATGCGGTGGAGCTGTTCCGGTTGACGAAGAACGGACTGAAGTTCTTCAACGAACTCTTCGACTACCCCTACCCCTGGGGCAAATACGATCAGGCGTTTGTGCCCGAGTACAACCTCGGTGCCATGGAAAACCCCGGGCTGGTGACATTCACTGAGAAGTACGTTTACGCCTCCCGCGCTACCGATGCCCAGTACCAGGGGCGCGCCAATACCCTCATGCATGAGATGGCCCACATGTGGTTCGGGGACCTGGTGACCATGAACTGGTGGGACGATCTTTGGCTTAAGGAATCATTCGCGGACTACATGGGAACCCTGGGCGTGGACCGGGCTACGTCCTGGGACACGGCGTGGGTGAATTTCGCCAGCAAGCGCAAAGCCTGGGCCTATGTGCAGGACCAGTTGCCCACTACTCACCCCATCGTGGCGGACATCCCGGACCTTGAAGCCGCCAAGCAGAACTTTGACGGCATCACCTACGCCAAAGGTGCTTCGGTTCTGAAACAGCTGGTGGCCTACGTCGGGTTTGATGCTTTCATCGCAGGGTCCCGGCAGTATTTCCGGGATCACGAATTCGGTAATACTTCCCTCCAGGACCTCCTCCAAGCCCTCAGCGCTGCCTCCGGCAGGGACCTTGCAGACTGGGCACGCCAGTGGCTGCAAACATCCGGTATCTCCACGGTTGCGGCCGAGATCGCAGACGATCAGGGAGTCATGGGTGCCGTGACTCTCCAACAAGAAGCCATGGATCCCCTGACCGGCCACCAGGAACTTCGCCCGCATCGTATGCGGCTGGGCCTGTACGAACCGGACTCAACCGGTGCCCTGGTGAGGATGGACAGCCTGGACGTGGAGGTTGCCGGTCCGAGCACACTGGTCACCGCCCTGCAGGGGAAGCGCCGGCCAGCGCTGCTGCTGGTCAATGATGAGGACCTGAGCTACGTCAAAGTGCGGCTGGACAGCGAGTCCGAGCACACAGTACGGACGTCGCTGAACAGGATTACCGATCCCATGGCACGCGCTCTTTGCTGGACTGCGCTCTGGGACTCGGCCAGGGATGGCGTCACTCCAGCGGCACGTTACGTATCCGCCGTCGAGCAGTTTGCACCCTCGGAAACCGGCATAGGTGTCCTCCTGAACGTACTGGGAAATGCTGCCGTTGCCATTGAACGCTATGTTCCCGCTGCCACGCGTGAAGGCGTGCGCAAAGACTTCCTTGCCGTTGCCGCCGAGCAGCTCACAGCTGCTGCTCCCGGCTCGGACCAGCAACTCGCGTGGGCCAGGACAGTGGCGGAGGTTTCCCGGCACGGTGAGAGCCAGTTGGAACTTGTGAAGGGAATCCTGGCACGCAGCATCGTGGTGGAAGGCCTCGCCGTGGACGCTGAACTGCGATGGAGCCTGTGGCAGGCGCTGGCAGCCCACGGGCAGGCAACGCAGGCTGAGCTGGACCGGGAGCTGCAGGCTGACACCACAGCATCCGGCAGGGAAGGCCACTGCCTTGCCTCCGCTGCCCTGCCCGAGGCTTGGGTCAAAGCGGCGGCCTGGGATTCGGCTGTGACCAGTACCGGCCTGTCCAATGAAATCCTCAGCGCAACCATAGCCGGGTTTGCTATTGCTCCCGCAGAACTCCTTGCGGAGTACATCGAGCCCTATTTTGAATGCCTTGATCGTGTCTGGTCCGAACGCAGCATTGAGATTGCGGGGCGGATTGTCAGGGGCCTCTTCCCGGGGGCCCAAGATCTCCCTGCCGGCGTGCAGCCTGCTGAGCACCCGGTGCTGCTGCGGGCAGACAGGTGGCTTCATGACCACGCTGACGCTCCCCGGGCCCTGCGCAGGATCGTCATTGAGCAACGAAGCCATCTGCTGCGGGCGTTGACTGCCCAAGCGGCAGGCTGA
- a CDS encoding circularly permuted type 2 ATP-grasp protein codes for MSDLFQDYSEAAARSGAYDEMFAQGHVARRSYGQVSGALRELSLADVTARADSMARTFLDRGVTFDYAGEERPFPLDIVPRVIPADEWDVLERGVAQRVKALEAFLNDVYGRMAVVTDGVIPRQLVTTSAHFHRAVHGFEPSGGVRVHVSGIDVVRDAAGTFRVLEDNVRVPSGVSYVLENRRAMAKGLPEAFGQQHIRPVEEYPRRLLSALRKTAPAGVDDPTVVVLTPGVFNSAYFEHTLLAGLMGVELVEGRDLICRGNRVYMRTTAGEQRVDVIYKRIDDDFLDPLQFRSDSMLGCPGLVNAARAGGVTIANAVGNGVADDKLVYSYVPDLIRYYLHEEPIIANVDTFRLEEKEAREHVLDRLEELVVKPVDGSGGKGLVIGPDATKEELDALRKRVIADPRGWIAQPVLQLSTVPTLSGDKFGPRHVDLRPFAVNDGDDVWVLPGGLTRVALKEGSLIVNSSQGGGSKDTWVLADSPQLPAEIIPRQSVTVREQVSVWPVESNWRDRQTEQQQ; via the coding sequence ATGTCTGACCTATTCCAGGATTACTCCGAGGCCGCTGCGCGCAGTGGTGCCTATGACGAGATGTTTGCCCAGGGCCACGTTGCCAGAAGATCCTACGGTCAGGTTTCCGGGGCTCTCCGCGAGCTTTCCCTGGCCGATGTCACCGCCCGTGCCGACTCCATGGCACGGACCTTCCTGGACCGTGGCGTGACGTTTGACTATGCAGGGGAGGAACGGCCGTTTCCCCTGGATATTGTTCCGCGCGTCATTCCCGCAGATGAGTGGGATGTCCTGGAGCGCGGCGTTGCCCAACGGGTCAAAGCGCTGGAAGCTTTCCTCAATGACGTTTACGGACGAATGGCCGTGGTCACTGACGGTGTGATTCCGCGGCAACTGGTGACCACCAGCGCGCACTTCCACCGCGCAGTGCACGGTTTCGAGCCCTCCGGAGGGGTTCGCGTCCACGTTTCCGGCATCGATGTGGTCCGCGATGCTGCCGGAACCTTCCGCGTCCTGGAGGACAACGTCCGCGTACCCTCAGGGGTCAGCTACGTCCTGGAGAACCGTCGCGCCATGGCCAAGGGCCTGCCCGAGGCTTTCGGCCAGCAGCACATCAGGCCGGTTGAGGAGTACCCCCGCCGGCTCCTCTCGGCCCTCCGCAAAACCGCCCCGGCCGGTGTGGACGATCCCACAGTGGTGGTCCTGACCCCGGGAGTCTTCAACAGCGCCTACTTTGAACACACCCTCCTGGCAGGGCTCATGGGCGTGGAGCTTGTTGAAGGCCGCGACCTCATATGCCGGGGCAACCGTGTTTACATGCGGACCACTGCCGGTGAGCAGCGCGTGGATGTCATCTATAAGCGCATAGACGACGACTTCCTTGACCCGCTTCAGTTCCGCTCGGATTCCATGCTTGGCTGCCCGGGCCTGGTCAACGCCGCCCGTGCCGGGGGAGTGACCATTGCCAACGCCGTCGGCAACGGAGTAGCTGATGACAAGCTCGTGTACAGTTACGTCCCTGACCTGATCCGCTACTACCTTCACGAAGAGCCGATCATTGCCAACGTTGACACTTTCCGGCTCGAGGAAAAGGAAGCCAGGGAGCATGTTCTGGACCGCCTGGAGGAGCTGGTGGTCAAGCCCGTGGACGGTTCAGGCGGTAAGGGATTGGTCATTGGACCTGATGCCACCAAGGAAGAACTCGACGCCCTGCGCAAGCGCGTCATTGCCGATCCCCGTGGATGGATCGCACAACCTGTCCTGCAGCTCTCCACTGTGCCCACCCTCTCCGGCGATAAGTTCGGGCCGCGCCACGTGGACCTGCGTCCGTTTGCCGTCAACGACGGCGACGACGTCTGGGTCCTGCCCGGAGGACTCACCCGGGTGGCGCTGAAGGAGGGTTCCTTGATTGTGAACTCCAGCCAGGGCGGTGGATCCAAGGACACCTGGGTTTTGGCGGACTCCCCGCAACTGCCGGCGGAGATCATTCCCCGTCAGTCCGTGACGGTCCGCGAGCAGGTCTCGGTGTGGCCGGTGGAAAGCAATTGGCGGGACCGCCAAACGGAGCAGCAGCAGTGA
- a CDS encoding transglutaminase family protein, with protein sequence MTRLSIVHKTAYKYNRRVTLSYNEARMTPLTDGQQVVLEASLKVSPHQASVSTYRDYWGTRVTAFDMQMPHESLEVLATATVEVHRTERVATEDDIVGWDVIASEKVQDEFSDWLPQSRLSGPGEEVLEIVPGVVKGKNPHEAALAVFAWMAGEMTYMKGTTGVTTNAEQAWSQRQGVCQDLAHLAIGALRCSGIPARYVSGYIHPRSSADIGETVAGQSHAWLEWWDGEWRSWDPTNHKPAGDYHVTVARGRDYRDVPPLKGILSGGGGSGLAVSVEITRLA encoded by the coding sequence ATGACCCGGCTAAGTATTGTTCACAAGACTGCCTACAAGTACAACCGTCGTGTGACCCTGTCCTACAACGAGGCCCGGATGACACCCCTGACTGACGGCCAACAGGTAGTACTGGAAGCGTCATTGAAGGTCTCTCCGCACCAGGCCTCGGTCAGTACGTATCGTGATTACTGGGGAACGCGGGTGACCGCGTTTGATATGCAAATGCCGCACGAAAGCCTTGAGGTTCTCGCCACGGCCACCGTGGAAGTCCACCGGACCGAACGCGTGGCAACAGAGGATGACATTGTGGGTTGGGACGTCATTGCCTCGGAGAAGGTCCAGGACGAGTTCAGCGACTGGTTGCCACAGTCCCGGCTCAGCGGGCCGGGCGAGGAAGTCCTGGAGATCGTTCCGGGCGTGGTCAAAGGAAAGAACCCCCATGAGGCCGCGCTTGCCGTGTTCGCTTGGATGGCAGGGGAGATGACCTATATGAAGGGCACCACGGGGGTCACCACCAATGCCGAACAAGCATGGTCACAACGCCAGGGCGTTTGTCAGGACCTGGCGCATCTTGCCATCGGCGCCCTGCGCTGCAGCGGCATTCCGGCAAGGTACGTCTCCGGGTACATCCATCCCCGCTCCTCGGCAGACATCGGCGAAACCGTAGCCGGCCAGTCACACGCATGGTTGGAATGGTGGGATGGAGAGTGGCGCAGTTGGGACCCCACCAACCACAAGCCGGCGGGGGACTATCACGTCACTGTTGCCCGCGGCCGTGACTACCGGGACGTTCCCCCGCTCAAAGGCATCCTGTCCGGTGGTGGCGGATCGGGGCTAGCGGTTTCCGTGGAGATCACCCGCCTCGCTTAG
- a CDS encoding type B 50S ribosomal protein L31, which translates to MKSDIHPKYEAVVFNDLASGTQFLTKSTVSSSKTIEWEDGNTYPVIDVEISSESHPFYTGKQRIMDSAGRVERFNARFKGFGGKK; encoded by the coding sequence ATGAAGTCTGATATCCACCCGAAGTACGAAGCTGTTGTTTTCAACGACCTGGCCTCCGGTACTCAGTTCCTGACCAAGTCCACCGTGTCTTCCTCGAAGACCATCGAGTGGGAAGACGGAAACACCTACCCGGTTATCGACGTCGAAATCTCTTCGGAGTCCCACCCGTTCTACACGGGCAAGCAGCGCATCATGGACTCCGCTGGCCGCGTCGAGCGCTTCAACGCTCGCTTCAAGGGCTTCGGCGGCAAGAAGTAA
- a CDS encoding YeiH family protein yields MPYKSFMPRLSRLGPGVVLSIAATGLAFAIHAVFPAIPAMTLAVALGLLSANIPGTAVLTAGRARPGLDFAGKHLMRAGIVLLGLKVSLGDVLGLGWLSLLLITGVVLVSFVGTYGLARLLRLPGEAALLIATGFSICGASAIGAMAAVRRIKHQDTVLPVALVTLCGTLAIGVLPLLMHPLNLSAERFGAWTGASVHDVGQVVATAQTAGTSALAIAVVVKLTRVVLLAPIAATAGVHQRIIHVRRRSNGDDNEHQDSDGRFPPIVPLFVVGFLAMVALRSLDWVPGTGLEIAAAVQDILLATALFGLGSAVRVRTLIHTGGCAVLVALGSWLLIASLGLGAAWIMIR; encoded by the coding sequence ATGCCCTACAAGAGTTTTATGCCCCGGCTGTCCCGGCTGGGGCCCGGGGTGGTCCTGAGCATCGCCGCAACCGGCCTTGCTTTCGCCATCCACGCCGTTTTTCCGGCGATTCCAGCCATGACGCTTGCTGTTGCCCTGGGCCTGCTCTCAGCAAATATACCGGGCACCGCTGTTCTCACCGCGGGGCGCGCCCGGCCGGGCCTGGACTTCGCCGGAAAGCACCTCATGCGTGCCGGAATCGTACTGCTGGGCCTCAAGGTCAGCCTTGGTGATGTCCTTGGCCTGGGGTGGCTGTCCCTGCTGCTGATCACCGGCGTCGTCCTGGTCAGCTTCGTTGGGACGTATGGCCTGGCGCGTCTTCTGCGCCTGCCCGGGGAGGCAGCCCTCCTGATCGCCACCGGCTTTTCCATCTGCGGCGCTTCGGCCATTGGGGCCATGGCAGCGGTGCGGAGGATCAAGCATCAGGACACAGTGCTCCCAGTGGCTCTGGTAACGCTCTGTGGCACGCTTGCCATCGGCGTGCTGCCACTGCTCATGCACCCGCTGAACCTTAGTGCCGAACGATTCGGTGCCTGGACAGGCGCATCAGTACATGACGTTGGTCAAGTGGTGGCCACGGCGCAAACCGCAGGTACCTCGGCACTGGCGATCGCCGTCGTCGTCAAATTGACGCGCGTAGTCCTGCTGGCCCCCATCGCGGCCACCGCCGGGGTGCACCAACGGATCATCCATGTGCGCAGACGGAGCAATGGCGATGACAATGAACACCAGGACAGCGACGGGCGCTTCCCGCCGATTGTCCCGCTGTTTGTGGTTGGATTCCTCGCCATGGTGGCACTGCGTTCACTGGACTGGGTGCCTGGGACAGGACTGGAAATCGCGGCGGCGGTCCAGGACATCCTCCTGGCAACGGCGCTGTTCGGACTGGGTTCGGCGGTACGGGTGCGCACTCTCATTCACACGGGAGGGTGCGCCGTTTTGGTGGCTCTGGGCTCGTGGCTGCTCATCGCATCGTTGGGTCTGGGTGCCGCGTGGATCATGATTAGATAG
- a CDS encoding SDR family NAD(P)-dependent oxidoreductase gives MSSTDLTPEEIQACLKVLTTIHVYDEEHPDYVAVRRATGKMFKAVKRHRRVTKRDSIAEADRAVIALTATAAPDRIDDETRGNKLAPSATGEIAGHLIRSRPCYICKKHYTQVDAFYHQLCPECAAFSHSKRDARTDLTGRRALLTGGRAKIGMYIALRLLRDGAHTTITTRFPKDAARRFAAMEDSGEWLHRLRIVGIDLRDPAQVMALTDSLNEAGPLDIIINNAAQTVRRSGNAYKPLVDAEDEALPASLEAANGGPELVTFGHAHDKHPLALASSVTEHPVLAGDAITSLALSTGSASLERIESGTAIDAGGLVPDLASINSWTQVVDEVDPLEMLEVQLCNVTAPFLLVSRLREAMKRSTAHRKYIVNVSAMEGQFSRAYKGPGHPHTNMAKAALNMMTRTSAQEMLDSDGILMTAVDTGWITDERPHYTKVRLMEEGFHAPLDLVDGAARVYDPIVMGEKGEDQYGVFLKDYKPSPW, from the coding sequence ATGAGCTCCACCGATCTGACGCCTGAAGAGATCCAGGCCTGCCTCAAGGTTCTGACCACGATCCACGTCTATGACGAAGAGCACCCGGACTACGTTGCTGTCCGTCGTGCTACCGGCAAGATGTTCAAAGCCGTCAAACGCCATCGTCGTGTGACCAAGCGCGATTCCATCGCCGAGGCTGACCGGGCCGTGATTGCCCTGACTGCTACGGCCGCACCGGACCGCATTGACGACGAAACCCGTGGAAACAAGCTGGCCCCTTCGGCAACCGGAGAGATCGCCGGACACCTCATTCGCTCGCGTCCTTGCTACATCTGCAAAAAGCACTACACGCAGGTTGACGCTTTTTACCACCAGCTCTGCCCCGAATGCGCGGCTTTCAGCCACAGCAAGCGCGATGCCCGCACCGATCTCACCGGCCGGCGCGCCTTGCTGACGGGCGGGCGGGCAAAGATCGGTATGTACATTGCCCTGCGCCTGCTCAGGGATGGCGCCCACACCACCATCACCACCCGCTTCCCTAAAGATGCTGCGCGCAGGTTCGCTGCCATGGAGGACAGCGGTGAGTGGCTGCACCGGCTGCGGATCGTCGGAATCGACCTCCGTGACCCGGCACAAGTCATGGCATTGACGGACTCACTCAACGAGGCCGGTCCACTGGACATCATTATCAACAATGCAGCCCAGACAGTCCGCCGCTCCGGAAACGCCTACAAGCCGTTGGTGGATGCTGAAGACGAAGCCTTGCCCGCGTCCCTCGAGGCGGCCAACGGCGGACCCGAGCTTGTTACTTTCGGGCATGCCCATGACAAACACCCGCTGGCCTTGGCCAGCAGTGTCACCGAGCACCCCGTCCTGGCCGGGGATGCCATTACCTCCTTGGCGCTCTCTACCGGCTCGGCATCACTGGAACGGATTGAATCGGGTACTGCGATTGACGCCGGTGGCCTCGTGCCGGATCTCGCTTCGATCAACAGCTGGACCCAGGTGGTGGACGAAGTGGATCCCCTGGAAATGCTCGAAGTGCAGTTGTGCAATGTCACAGCGCCCTTCCTGCTTGTCAGCCGCCTGCGTGAAGCCATGAAGCGCTCAACTGCCCACAGGAAGTACATTGTTAACGTCTCCGCCATGGAGGGGCAGTTTTCCCGCGCCTACAAGGGCCCCGGACATCCCCACACCAACATGGCCAAGGCCGCGCTGAACATGATGACGCGCACCAGCGCCCAGGAAATGCTTGATTCCGACGGCATCCTTATGACCGCTGTGGACACCGGGTGGATCACCGATGAACGGCCGCACTACACAAAGGTTCGCCTCATGGAAGAAGGCTTCCATGCACCCCTGGATCTGGTGGACGGCGCTGCGCGTGTATATGACCCCATTGTGATGGGTGAAAAGGGTGAGGACCAGTACGGAGTATTCCTCAAGGACTACAAGCCCTCCCCCTGGTAA